From one Euzebya sp. genomic stretch:
- a CDS encoding ATP-binding cassette domain-containing protein: MSGEAVLLAEGLCRRFGDQVAVDDLSLDVAEGEIHALVGLNGAGKTTLMRLLLGMLDPDAGRACIDGHDVRRAPAALWAGVGHLIETPFAYPELTVVENLTASARLHGLDRAAAGEAARATVAELVLGRWAERPARVLSLGNRQRLGLACAVVHRPHLLVLDEPTSALDPAGVVAVRTLLRRLAVEEGAAVLVSKPPPRRGRSHRRPHQRRARRPDRRDHRPRRHRPRTAVLRPRLRPRRRRERGLMRSALAIEWLKVRRARTMWTATAVLVGFTPLLSAAFMAASGAAGGELNDSQLAAKVGGLLVGTGWEGYLGLIAQTASVASLLVVGFATAWSVGREFADRTIGSLMALPVRPGSIAAAKLTVLAGWAVACAVAGVALAVAAGLVIGLGAPDAGVVAGVGRILAVQLLGTALAAPIAVVATAGRGHLPAVAALGGVIVVTQIVTTVGAGGWFPYAAPSLWVGMGGAEAAAAITATQLLLPVGVGAAGVWATVAAWDRVQLS, from the coding sequence GTGAGCGGCGAGGCCGTGCTCCTCGCCGAGGGCCTGTGCCGCCGCTTCGGTGACCAGGTCGCCGTGGACGACCTCTCCCTCGACGTCGCGGAGGGGGAGATCCACGCCCTGGTCGGTCTCAACGGCGCCGGCAAGACCACCCTCATGCGCCTCCTGCTCGGGATGCTGGACCCCGACGCGGGGCGGGCCTGCATCGACGGCCACGACGTCCGGCGCGCGCCCGCGGCGCTGTGGGCCGGCGTCGGCCACCTGATCGAGACGCCGTTCGCCTACCCGGAGCTGACGGTCGTCGAGAACCTGACCGCGTCCGCCCGCCTGCACGGGCTCGACCGCGCGGCGGCAGGGGAGGCGGCCCGGGCCACCGTCGCCGAGCTCGTCCTGGGCCGCTGGGCCGAGCGTCCGGCGCGGGTGCTGTCCCTCGGCAACCGCCAGCGCCTCGGCCTCGCCTGCGCCGTCGTCCACCGCCCGCACCTGCTGGTCCTCGACGAGCCGACCAGCGCACTCGACCCCGCCGGCGTCGTCGCGGTCCGGACCCTCCTCCGGCGCCTGGCCGTCGAGGAGGGGGCCGCGGTGCTCGTGTCGAAGCCACCACCTCGACGAGGTCGCTCGCATCGCCGACCGCATCAGCGCCGTGCACGACGGCCGGATCGTCGGGACCATCGACCCCGGCGGCACCGACCTCGAACGGCGGTTCTTCGACCTCGTCTACGCCCACGTCGACGGCGGGAGCGCGGCCTGATGCGCAGCGCCCTGGCCATCGAGTGGCTCAAGGTCCGCCGCGCCCGCACCATGTGGACCGCCACGGCGGTGCTGGTCGGGTTCACCCCGCTCCTGTCGGCGGCGTTCATGGCGGCATCCGGTGCCGCCGGCGGTGAGCTGAACGACAGCCAGCTCGCCGCCAAGGTCGGCGGGCTCCTGGTCGGCACCGGGTGGGAGGGCTACCTCGGCCTGATCGCCCAGACGGCGAGCGTCGCCTCCCTGCTGGTCGTCGGCTTCGCGACGGCGTGGTCGGTCGGGCGGGAGTTCGCCGACCGGACCATCGGGTCGCTGATGGCCCTCCCCGTCCGGCCGGGATCGATCGCAGCGGCCAAGCTGACGGTCCTCGCGGGGTGGGCCGTCGCGTGCGCCGTCGCCGGCGTGGCGCTGGCCGTGGCCGCGGGACTGGTCATCGGCTTGGGCGCGCCGGACGCGGGCGTGGTGGCCGGCGTCGGGCGGATCCTGGCCGTCCAGCTGCTCGGGACCGCGCTCGCCGCCCCGATCGCCGTGGTCGCCACGGCCGGCCGGGGTCACCTGCCAGCCGTGGCGGCGCTCGGCGGCGTGATCGTCGTGACCCAGATCGTCACCACGGTGGGTGCCGGCGGGTGGTTCCCCTACGCCGCCCCGTCGCTGTGGGTCGGCATGGGAGGCGCGGAAGCCGCGGCGGCGATCACCGCCACCCAGCTCCTGCTCCCCGTCGGGGTCGGTGCCGCGGGCGTGTGGGCGACCGTGGCGGCGTGGGACCGGGTGCAGCTGAGCTGA
- a CDS encoding TetR family transcriptional regulator: MPAADTRDRLQRHALALIAEQGFDQTTVEQIASAAGVSHMTFFRHFPTKESVVLDDPYDPVIAEQVAATSPRLPPVDRVRTGLLAAWAQLPEPADDQVRLRIRITAGHAGLRARMWEANQATMDLIVEALGVDGELVDGGLADGTDRLRATAAAGACMGALTAALLDWGADDGGQPLGDRVRAALEVLDPQREPAGEGRVR, encoded by the coding sequence GTGCCCGCCGCCGACACCCGCGACCGCCTCCAGCGCCACGCCCTCGCGCTGATCGCCGAGCAGGGCTTCGACCAGACCACCGTCGAGCAGATCGCCTCCGCGGCGGGCGTCTCGCACATGACGTTCTTCCGGCACTTCCCGACCAAGGAGTCGGTCGTGTTGGATGACCCCTACGACCCGGTGATCGCCGAGCAGGTCGCCGCGACCTCTCCCCGGCTGCCCCCGGTGGACCGCGTCCGGACCGGGCTGCTGGCCGCCTGGGCGCAGCTGCCCGAACCTGCCGACGACCAGGTGCGCCTGCGCATCCGCATCACCGCGGGTCACGCCGGCTTGCGGGCGAGGATGTGGGAGGCCAACCAGGCCACGATGGACCTCATCGTCGAGGCCCTGGGTGTCGATGGCGAGCTCGTCGATGGCGGGCTCGCCGACGGCACCGACCGGCTCCGGGCGACGGCCGCCGCCGGCGCGTGCATGGGGGCGCTGACCGCCGCCCTGCTGGACTGGGGGGCCGACGACGGCGGGCAACCCCTCGGCGACCGGGTCCGGGCGGCCCTCGAGGTCCTCGACCCGCAGCGCGAGCCCGCGGGGGAGGGGAGGGTGCGGTGA